A segment of the bacterium genome:
CCACGCCGCGGGCCTTCTCCACGGCCTCGTCGCTCTCGTCGGCGAGCTGGTCGAGGCCTTCGTCGAACATGTCGGCGAAGACGGCCTGGGCGGCGGCCTTGCGCTCCTCCTCGGTGTCGAACTGGTCGCGGATGCTGTTCAGCTCGCCGTGATCGAGGAAGAAGCCGGCGCAGTTGGGGCACTCGTCCACCTGCACCTCGCGCTTGACGCTGGCGAAGTGCTTCAGCATGGGCATGCCCTCGCAGCGGGGGCAGAACCGCTTGCCGTCCTCGTGGACCTTGACGTTCGCGCCGCGCGCGACGTGCATCAGGTCCGCGCCCATCGCCTCGTGGGGTTCATCGACCTTCTTCAGCTCGAACCAGTCGAACCACACGCCGCCGCAGCCCCCCTGGCACACGTCGACGGCGATATCCTGCACCTTGACCTCGGTCATGGCGTTTCCGCAAGCGGGACACTTCACGGTTTCCCTCCCGGATGGGTGTGGGCCGCCCCCGGGCGATGGCGCATGGCACCGTTCGGAGCGGGACGGCGGAATTCTCTCCCGGGTTATCGGCCGGAATCCGGGGTTCCTTAGTGCGGTTCGACCGGTTTTCGCCGACCATGTCCCGAGGGGGTTGATACGCCCTGTTCGTTTCCCGGGAGGGAGAGAAATGGACCGCTCCACCGCCATGGCCGGCGCCGCCCGCGACGCCATGCGCCACGTCCTCGATCTGGCGCCCGCCGACCGGGTGCTCGTGGTGACCGACCCCGAATCGGCCGCCTGCGGCGATGCCTTCGCCCGCGGTGCCCGGGAGCACGGCTGCACCGTCCGGCTGCACACCCTCCCGGCCGCGGGACGCCCCCTGACCGCCGTGCCCGACGACCTGCGCGTCCTCCTGCCCGACGCCACGGTGGTGGTCAACACCCTGGTGGGCGACGCCGCCGAGGTGCCCTTCCGGCTCAAGTGGATCCAGCTGATCGAGGGGGCCGGCCGCATCCGGCTCGGCCACAGTCCCGGCATCGACCCCGACATGATGGTCTCGGGCGCCCTCGGCGTGGACTACGCCCGCATGGCCGAACTCGCCCGCGACCTGCGCGCCGGCCTGGCCGACGCCGTGTCCCTCCACCTGAGCGCCCCCGGGGGCACCGACCTGCGTCTCGACCTGACCGGACGACCCTGGACCGACGACCTCAAGGCCACCGTGGACACGGGGGCGAACCTGCCCTGCGGCGAGGTGTACTGCGCCCCCCTTGAGACGGGCGCCGACGGGGTCGTGGTGTGCGACGGGTGCTTCGGCGCCCACGGCACCGTGGCGGCGCCGGTCCGCATCGCCGTGGCCGGCGGGCGCGCCACCGACGTGGCGTGCGCCGACGCCGATCTGGCCCGCGAGGTGACGGCGCTGATGGACACCGATCCCGGAGCCCGCACCATCGCCGAGCTCGGCATCGGGCTGAACCCGGGCGCCCGCCTCACCGAGCGGATGCTCGAGGCGGAGAAGGTGCGGGGGACGGCCCACGTGGCCTTCGGCGACAACGAGGGCATCGGCGGCGGCCGCAGCCGCTCGCGCATGCACGTGGATTACCTGGTGAAGGCGCCCACCATCGTGGTGACCCGCGCCGACGGGTCGACGGTGGAGCTGATGCGGGATGGGCAGACGCCCGGATCCTGACGGCGCCACCGCCTGCGGGCGGCTCGCGACCTACCGCTCGTTGAAGCCCTTGCCGGCGAGGATCCCGGGCACGCACCTGCGGACCCGCGCCTCGCGCGTCTTCGCCTGCTTCGCCCCGGCGACATGCAGGACGTAGGACCGTCGCCGGCCGGGTGTCAACGCGCGGAACGCGGCCCCGAGTCCAGGCACTTCGTCCATCATCCGGGCGAGTTCTTCAGGAAGATCGAGCTCGTCCTTCGCCGGCATCGGCACCACGAGCCCCGCGGCCTCGACGGCGATGGCCTCCTCGACGTAGGCGCGGACGACGGCCGCGTCGATCTGCTCCACCCCCGTGAATTCCAGCCGCCGGGCCGCCTGCGAGTTCGCCCCCTGCCGGCGCAACAGGCCCGCCGCATCGCGCAGCAGGGCGCCCTTGAAGAACATCAGCGCACAGTGGCCCTTGAAGCCCTGGATAATCGCCACGTTGCGGCCGTCGTGCATGAAGCACGGCTTCCCCCACTTGGTCGCTTCCTCCAGCCCGCAGCCGCGGAGCAGGGTCCGCAGCTTCTCCGTTTCGTCGTGCCACCTGCCGGGGCTCGCGGTGCTCATGGCGGTTCTCCGGTCGGTTCGGTTGTCCGGGGCGAACTAGAGTGTCACCACCTTCGCCGCCGCGTGCTGCGCGTCGACGATCTCCTTCATGCCCCCGGCGGTGCCCGCCGCGAGGTCGTCCAGCAGCCCGAAGTGGTTCAGGCAGGTCGTGCAGACGATGAGCGCGACGCCCTTCGCCTCGAGCGAGCGCAGTTCCTCCAGCACCGGCGACCCCGCGCAGGCGAGCTTCACGCCGTCGGCATAGAAGCAGATCGTCCGCGGCAGCCGGCCGGGCCGGTCGTCCAGGTCGTGCATGTTCAGCCAGGTCGCGGCCAGCTTGTGGGCCAGGGCGGGTTCGGCGTTGCCCATGCCGTCGTGGTTGAAGACGACGGTCAGGTCGGCGAAGGCATCGGCGCTCATCATTTCTCCTTCGATGGCGGCGGAAAGGCGTAGGGCACGAAGGCCAGCAGCGTGCCCGGATACTTGTCGGTCATCAGCAGGAAGCCGCGATCGCCCAGCCGGACGATGGCCTCCCAGTTGCGGCACACCCCGTCGGCCGCCGGCTCGAGATAGACCGGCGGCGTTTCGGTGCGCTCGATGTAGTCCCCCCGCACGCAGGTGCGCACCAGGCGCAGCTCGAGCAGGCGCTCGATGCAGCGGTCGAGGTCGTAGCCGCCCGGCGGCGGCGGCTCGGGGTCGTCGGCCGGCCGGAGCTTCTCCCGCTCGGGCGGCCAGAAGTAGTTCACGACCCAGAAACGGCCCTCGTCGTCCACCGCGGTCGCATCGGTGACGCGGTACTCCACCGGGGGCATGGGAATCGTCACCAGGAACTCGAGCTCGGGGCTGAAGACCTTGGCCACCGGATGCGGATTGACGTTGCGCCCATTGGCCTCGCTGATGGTGATGACCTGGCCGTCGGCGACGACGATCGTCTCCTCGGCCACGTTGGGGATGTTCAGCCCCAGGGGGATCGAGGTGAGCTTCGTCATGTCGATGACCACCTCGTCGTTCACCACGTCGTAGCGGCCGCAGGCGAGGTAGCCGGCCATGCCGGTCTCGTCGCCGGCCTCGACCGTCAGGTAGCAGCGGTCGCCGAGCAGCCCCATGGCCTCCAGACCGTCGAAGCCCTTGACGATGCGGCTGAGCCCCGGCGCCAGGCAGTTCACCTGCCGCGCCGTCAGCGGCCGGGCGGCCGGGTCGTCGAGGGCCGCGAGAAGCTGGGTGCGGGTCATCACGAAGAAGCCGAGCTGGCCGGCGCCGGCGAAGAGGGTAGGATCCTGGGGCAGCACGACGAGGGTGTCGCCCTTCCAGGTCATGCCCGAGACCTCGGCGCGGGGATCGGCCAGGGGTCCGGCCAGGTCGAGCAGCACCGGGGCGACCGTCCGCGCGGCGGGCCGCTCGTCGCCGGCGCGCGCCGACGCCGCGGCGCCCGCGAGCAGCAGCAGGACGGCGAGGGCCGTCCGGCTAGTAGAGTTCGTATTTGACCAGCCGCCCATCGAGTCCCCCGTTGCGGAGCGGTTTCTTCCAGGCCGCCTTCAGGCCCACGTGCTTCACCAGTTCGGCGTCGCCCAGGTAGATGATCGCGTCGCTGCCCTTGCACTTCTGCTTGAGGAAGTCGCCGAAGTCCTTCATGAAGGCGGCCATGTCCTCGTCGGCATTGAGCCGGATGCCGTAGGGCGGGTTGCAGATGATCAGCGCGTCCTCCAGCCCGTCGAGATCGCGGAAATCGCTCGTCCGGACCCGCAGCTCGTCGCCGCCGGGAATGCGCGCCACGTTGCGCCGCGTCATCCGCACCGCGGCCGGATCGAGATCGCTGCCCCGGATCAGGCCCTCGCGGACGACCTTGATCTTCTTGTCTTCCTGGGTCTTCACCTTGAACCAGACCCGGCGGTCGAAATCGGGCAGCATCATGAACCCCCACTTCTTGCGCAGGGTTCCGGCGGGAATGTGGCCGGCCTTGAGCCAGCTCTCGGCCAGCAGCGTACCCGAGCCGCACATGGGGTCGTAGACGCGACGGCGTCCGTCCCACGCGGCGAAGTCGACCATGGCCGCGGCGAGGGTCTCCATCATGGGCGCCTCGACGGCGTCCTGGCGGTAGCCGCGGCGGTGCAGGGAGCCGCCTGAGCAGTCGATGCTGATGGTCGCCTTGTCCTCGAGGATGTGCACGCCGATCCACAGGTCCGGATCGTCCGCGTCGACGTTGGGGCGCCGCCCCTTGTAGCGCTTGCGGAACATGTCCGCCACGCAGTCCTTCACCTTCAGCGAGGCGAAGTGGCCGTGGTCGATCTGCGAGCGGTGCACGTTGGCGAAGACGGCGAAGGTCTGGTCCATGCGGAAGACCCGCGTCCAGTCGACCTTCTTGGCGCCGAGGTAGAGCTCCTCAGGCGTGCGGCAGGGGAACTTGAGCAGCGGGGCGAGGATGCGGGTCACCAGGCGGGCGCGGTAGTTGATCCGGTAGAGGTCCTCGAGTTCGGCCCGGAAGGTGATGCCCCGGGTCGAGGTGCGGACGTCGCGCGCGCCGAGCTCCTGCAGCTCCTCGGCGGCCATCGTCTCGAGGCCGCCCGCGACCTGGGCGAAGAACTCGCTGTTCTTCTGGTAGTAGAGCATGTCGTCAGTCGTCCTCGCGCACCATGGTGATGTGGTCGATCCCGCACTCGTCGAAGACCGCGCCTTCGGCCCGGAAGCCGAACGCCGCATAGAAGTCGCGCAGGTAGGTCTGGGCGTGCATGTAGGTGCCGCGGGCGCCCCGGGCCCGGGCCTCGTCCAGCAGCCGCCGCACCACCGCGCGGGCGTAGCCGCGGCCCCGCCACCGGCGCCGCACGGCGATGCGCTCGAGCTTGGCGCGGCCGTCGGGCATCAGGCGCAGCCGGCCGCAGGCCACGGGCTGGCCGTCCGCCTCGCCGAGAAAATGGATCGACTCGGCCTCGAAGGCGTCGATCTCGCCGTCCCAGTCCACGTCCTGCTCCTCGATGAACACGATGCCGCGCACGACCATGACCTTCAGCACGTCCTCGTCGCTGACGGCCTCGCGCAGGCGGAGATCTGCGGGAGCGGGATTCATGATGCCGGGACTTCCTCGCCGGTGTGGTAGATTCCGATCGAAGATAACCCGCGCCCCTCCGAAAGGCACCCGAAT
Coding sequences within it:
- a CDS encoding zf-TFIIB domain-containing protein; translation: MKCPACGNAMTEVKVQDIAVDVCQGGCGGVWFDWFELKKVDEPHEAMGADLMHVARGANVKVHEDGKRFCPRCEGMPMLKHFASVKREVQVDECPNCAGFFLDHGELNSIRDQFDTEEERKAAAQAVFADMFDEGLDQLADESDEAVEKARGVARMFRFLLPSYWLPGKQKWGAF
- a CDS encoding aminopeptidase: MDRSTAMAGAARDAMRHVLDLAPADRVLVVTDPESAACGDAFARGAREHGCTVRLHTLPAAGRPLTAVPDDLRVLLPDATVVVNTLVGDAAEVPFRLKWIQLIEGAGRIRLGHSPGIDPDMMVSGALGVDYARMAELARDLRAGLADAVSLHLSAPGGTDLRLDLTGRPWTDDLKATVDTGANLPCGEVYCAPLETGADGVVVCDGCFGAHGTVAAPVRIAVAGGRATDVACADADLAREVTALMDTDPGARTIAELGIGLNPGARLTERMLEAEKVRGTAHVAFGDNEGIGGGRSRSRMHVDYLVKAPTIVVTRADGSTVELMRDGQTPGS
- a CDS encoding YdeI/OmpD-associated family protein, with product MSTASPGRWHDETEKLRTLLRGCGLEEATKWGKPCFMHDGRNVAIIQGFKGHCALMFFKGALLRDAAGLLRRQGANSQAARRLEFTGVEQIDAAVVRAYVEEAIAVEAAGLVVPMPAKDELDLPEELARMMDEVPGLGAAFRALTPGRRRSYVLHVAGAKQAKTREARVRRCVPGILAGKGFNER
- a CDS encoding DsrE family protein, with protein sequence MMSADAFADLTVVFNHDGMGNAEPALAHKLAATWLNMHDLDDRPGRLPRTICFYADGVKLACAGSPVLEELRSLEAKGVALIVCTTCLNHFGLLDDLAAGTAGGMKEIVDAQHAAAKVVTL
- a CDS encoding class I SAM-dependent RNA methyltransferase, whose protein sequence is MLYYQKNSEFFAQVAGGLETMAAEELQELGARDVRTSTRGITFRAELEDLYRINYRARLVTRILAPLLKFPCRTPEELYLGAKKVDWTRVFRMDQTFAVFANVHRSQIDHGHFASLKVKDCVADMFRKRYKGRRPNVDADDPDLWIGVHILEDKATISIDCSGGSLHRRGYRQDAVEAPMMETLAAAMVDFAAWDGRRRVYDPMCGSGTLLAESWLKAGHIPAGTLRKKWGFMMLPDFDRRVWFKVKTQEDKKIKVVREGLIRGSDLDPAAVRMTRRNVARIPGGDELRVRTSDFRDLDGLEDALIICNPPYGIRLNADEDMAAFMKDFGDFLKQKCKGSDAIIYLGDAELVKHVGLKAAWKKPLRNGGLDGRLVKYELY
- a CDS encoding GNAT family N-acetyltransferase, which translates into the protein MNPAPADLRLREAVSDEDVLKVMVVRGIVFIEEQDVDWDGEIDAFEAESIHFLGEADGQPVACGRLRLMPDGRAKLERIAVRRRWRGRGYARAVVRRLLDEARARGARGTYMHAQTYLRDFYAAFGFRAEGAVFDECGIDHITMVREDD